In Dermacentor andersoni chromosome 11, qqDerAnde1_hic_scaffold, whole genome shotgun sequence, the sequence CCACGGCGCCCTTTACCATTTGTGAACAATCGCTATAGCACGTCGCGTTTCAGCTACGATCATGCTGTGCATTGCACCATTCGTCGcaatttttaaggcgaaagccttagatctgttTCTACGTCGCCTTGTGATCGTACAGAAGACGCTGTCTTTTTCCCCATCGCTGCCGCTAGTCATGCTAGAAAAAGCACATGTGTATAATATtgaggtaattaaggcactccaACAAACGGCCATTGGTGGGAGGcaaacccacgacatttggtgttaattaggccTAAGCTGATTAAGGCGCAGTTGATTAAGGTAGCTTTAACTATGGCCCTCGATCCCACAACATTTAGTTATAagaacaagtaataagaagtaacatgtattcgaatgagaatgtcgaGTAATTCCATGGATGTCTCTTGCGCGTGCAGACTGCCGCCTTCAACCTCTTTGGTGTGCGCATTTTTTTCATTATGTTTTAACAATAAACGGTCTCCATCAAGAAATTCTCGGATAGGCAGCGGCGAGTGGCATAGTAGAAGCAAACTGAGCATCGCTTGCAGAGAAATATTTATGAACTCCATCCTCGTCGTTCCTGAATTCATTCGAATTCATCCTTTCATGCCGAATTGCTCAAATTAAGATTTGGCTACGAGACAGAAATCTCTTTTACATATAGGGCAAGTTACTTATGGCCATAATTACAAATACTACCTAAAGTACTATATGTTCCTCATATTACCGGGATCCATGAGAGATGAATGTACTTAACGTGAAAACGCCACACTCACTACGGCGATGCCAAACCACAACAGGCGAGTACAAAGGGGAATTTTTCTCACATGAGCGCAGCCTCGCATCATAATTTCAGGAACCATATGCAGTATCATTGTTATATTTTAACCTGTTTTATGAATGCATAAAAGTCTCCGATAGAGGAAAATATTTCATTCCGAAATAATTGTTAGGATTCTGTCACTATGGTAAGTGGAGCACGCAACTTCTATAGCGAACAACATACGGAGGCACCATACCCTGTATAAGTACTCTAACAGTTATGCTCACAATGTTCGTGCGAGTCGAGGTAGGTGCCGTTTCGACTATGGTGGATTAGTTCCCTGCACGATGTATTGCCCCGCGTTTCGTTCGTGCTATGCCAGTCAGCATAGTGTGCCTTTGGTGAGAACGAAACATTGCAATTAGCGTTTCTCAGCTGTGAGTGTCTGACACCAATACCTTTATTATCTGCAGCATTTCTGACGATGCCTGGCCTTTCCAATGGAACACGCAGCACAGGCCAACAACCGACGGGACTTACAACCTCGACGGTAATTAGGCCATGGTCATTTGCCCTTACCACAGACATGGGGGATAGCCCCCTACGTGCATTGTGGCAGCTGTGCATTTATTGCGTATAAGGAGCCGCGTTAGCATCGGCAACAATTCAGTTTCCGACATGAGCCACCTTATCACTGCCCATAGTAAGAAATTTGTGCTGATGTGAATACATGGAGGTTAGTACAAAAGCTATGCGGTTCAAATTTCTGAGCGAAGTCTCATTTAGGTGAACTGCAGGAGCACGCTCCTAGGTTATCGTGTCAGAAGCCGAGACCCTAATACATTGCATGCCTTGATCATTTAGCCACCCGTAATTTCAATCAGTGCTCGACGACTGGTATACAACGTTATTTGCCAAATAAAATCTTGGTGGGTCCGTCGCGCTGCCACCACAATTTTCCCTTTACGTTATCAGATTTAGTAGACAAAGAAATGTTTTCATGTGAATGCCTAATTAGATCTGCAGTCCGGGCGGCGTTTCAGATGCCTATACCGGAAGGTGATGACGCCACTGTGACGTTTTCGCCAAAGCGACAGCATTGCTCACCTATAGCACGTTACGAGCAGCCCGCATATCCTGGTGGGGCCGAATGCAGCAGTTACAGCATACTATTTGGGGCAAGCCAAAGTAGTTGATAATGAAACTCTTGGTTCCTGTCTGCCAAGGAGGCCAAGTAACGACAGCAGCATAAATCTTACAAATTTAATGAAAGTGTAACGCAAGAACGCCCAAATTGTTGGCAAGTTATTTGTGCTAAGTTACTACAGACGTTTACCTGCTAACCAAATTATACGCTTCCGAAACTTTCAGAAACATTAATCGGGTTGAAAGATCCATAACACCCTACGATTTTCGCTGAGTGTGCCACTACCTCAATATTATAGCTCTTTGGCAACAAGAATATCTACCCTATGCTGAAACGCCAGCCCTCCATGCAGAATGTACTTCGTTTTCAGaggtgattagcattctttggataATTCATGCAATTTTCGTTCTTCCAATATCTGTTTGCGATCCTGCACAGGTCTGACTGATGCAGGTTGTAATTTTAACGGTGCTACCGATAAATGTAGAGATGTTAGAAAATAAATATGAGCACCCTAAATAAACGCCTACGCAAGAGCACTACAGTTCATTCCATGTCAGACGTGCTAAAACTTCACTCTTTAGTGCGGTAGTGGAGAAGCCACGCTTAATACAATTTACTCTGTAGTTTCTGAAGGTGTAGACTGTGCCGAATGGGTGTCATAAGCCGACCAGCATTCTTAttcaactcccccccccctccccctgccacTCCACACTGCTTCATCTTTTAAATCAAGGTGTATTCATTCAGCAATATGGCATGTCCCTGCATTGCTTTAATGCGAATTGCACATGGTGGTCCCGAGGAGGAGGGTTCTGCCGCATCTATTGGCGTTCTCAATCTCTaaagtttaaattttttttttatttcagccaATTCCTGCACATTTAGCGAAGATGTGCCCCTAGCTATAATCTTTGCGCCGTTAACTATAGAGTACGCACTTTTAACGTGCTTCGATGCTTTCTGTTGCACAGTTTAGTGGCAATGTCCTGTGAATTAACACTTCTGTAATGCTTTCCAATCTAAACTGGTGTCTGGAACACGAATTTTACACATGCGCATTGCGCAATCTTTTTTACCGTTGTATGATATCTATATCCTGCCTACACCGGGACGTAAGGAAGGGGTTTGCGCTTTCGTAGTGAGCTGCTAAACACGCACGGCTTACAGCGCGTGCTTAGGAAAATCAGCTACAGGAGTCACTAAATGGGCTTCGGATAATGAATTTCTGAAAGTCGAGTACATCGTCGACTGACGCATGTATATGCCACAGAAAGGCGATAATTTCTGGGTatgcttcacacacaaaaaaattataatcCTTTGGTTGAAATGTgtcctctaatttttttttctttttcctcgccTGCAACGTGCTCTGTCGCCTGCTTGTTATAATAGTTAAGCAAGAAGCAAGAACTTCATCACGTATTTAATGCGCTTATTACTTGATAATGTAGTAAATATATTCGGCCAAGAGTTTCCTGCGCAAAAAGCCGACCTGTTGTTTTTCCCTTCGAACACTATACTCTTCCGTCCGTGCTATGAAATAGAGCGTAATAATCTTGATCCTGCTCGGCTCCCTCACAGTCGAGAAGTTCCTGCGTGCATTTAAGACGGAGTTTCAGAAATAAAAAGCACCGCGTACGGAATCACGGCAATAGGGTTCCCGTACTATGAAATGCTATTCGCCTCGCACCGTATGTCAGAATGAAATATTATTTTCAAATGAATCGCCCTTCCACTGCGGCGAATGAACACCTTTGCTCTACTTTCGTGCCATACAGGTGTCACTGAAAATGCAAGCACAAGTTCCCTCCTTCTGGGGTCCAACACCAGCATCGATAATGAAATGCCAAGCACAAGTCGCCCTGGCATGGAGCAAGCAACCGCCATTTTAGAACACGGCGCCAGGTAAGCCCGAATTTAGAAAAGTTTCTTTGAAAAGCAACTCGGAGCTAGCGGGGATGGCAACCCACGGAACAGCCGTGCCCGCACTCAATAATCCCTCcccggggagggggaggggggggggggcttcttgCGATGTCTGGCGGAGGCACTGCATCAGCAGTTTGGAGTATTCGGCAGGCGGCGCTGGTGTTCACATACGTAACAGTTCCGAGTGCACGACTGGTCATGCACACAGTTAGTTAGCATGTTGCACTTCTGTTACACTTGAACGCACACTTTTTGGTTGGTTGGCTACCTGTTTCCTCACTCTCCCTTGTGGAACGTATCAAGATAGTGGGGAGCAAGATGTTCATCTAAAACAAAGCGCTTAAAATGAAACGTAGCATGTCCATGTTTAACTGAGCGGTACGCGccatggttgttcagtggctatggtgtttggctgctgagcacgagatcgcgggatcgaaccccggccacggcagccgcatttcgatgggggtgaaacgcgAAAACTCCCGAGTATccatatttaggtgcacgttaaagaaccccaattggtcgacatttccggagtcctccactacgacgtgcctcataatcagaaagtggtttggcacgtaaaaccccataatttattttaatctgGGCGGTGTAACGTTGGCACGCAGGCAGTAAGAAATGTGGTCGAAAGTAATCGGTACTTAGacactatggcttgcctcataatgagatcgtggttttcgtacaTAAAACGACAGCATTTATTTTTATATTCTAAATAGTTTCGCCTGCACTATAGGTTTCAGAAACGAAAAGACGAAAATTTTTTCTTAGTCCTAAGTTCAGCAGTAGCTGAGCCTCCTACAGGGCAGAAAAATAACATGAAATATGTCAAAATGCCAGGTAATGTATTGCGTGAtgttatcatttctttttttctggtaaacAAGCCTTCCTTGTCGTTAATGATCTCAGAGTACATATTCTTTTAAATTTAGCCTCCCACCAAGAGAATGTGGGCGCCGTGGTGCGCAACGGCTTCCACCCACCCTCTACTGTGGTAGGGAAATCACGTGTAACTGCGAGGGCATCAGCGAATATTCGCTATAGGACAAGCAACTGTAGTCTCCTCTGCCAGTCCTCAACATCATGTCATTGATCGCACACATTGTAGGTCCTTATTATGTTATTAATTtcattttacccgccgtggttgctcagtggctatggtgttaggctgctgagcacgaggtcgcgggatcgaatcccggccacggcggccgcatttcgatgggggcgaaatgcgaaaacacccgtgtacttagatttaggtgcacgttaaagaaccccaggtggtcgaaatttccggagtcctccactacggcgtgcctcataatcagaaagtggttttggcacgtaaaaccccataatttaattttttttttttaatttcattttattatgGTTGTAATATTATGTTACAGACATAACGGTTGCCACCTTCCGTTTTAGCCCAAGGCCTTTCTCATTTCGATCTCATAGATAGCAGCATATTGCCTCAATGTCTGTTTTCGTGAAGAATTCTGGACGCGACCGTTTCCACAAGGACACTTGTCTTCCTCAGTTGCGACCCCTTTTCTAAACATTGGCTTCGGCTACAACCTTTGTTGTACCACTGTTCACCAGCTCAGGTCTTACTGTTCATGTGAGTATTTGTCTTGTGTTTCAGATTTCCTGAGACTACCAGTGTTGGCAAATCGAACAAGCAGTACCACACGGTTGATGGCACATCCAGCGTCTCCGGTAGGTGCGGAAAAGATTTCAGCCGTTACTATACCACGTCTCGCCTTTAAGGTGATTGAGGATTGTAACTTTGCTATGGAGCACTACGCATTTAAacagcatgaatgaatgaataaattatggggtttttcgtgcAAAAACCACGAGTTCATCATGATGCACGCCGTTGTGGTGGATTCCGGATATATTATGATCACCAGGAGACGTTCACAGTGCCCTCAATGTTAAACAGAATCGCCGCTCGCACAGGTGTGGTTGAGGAACTGTCATTCGTGTACCTTTAGTTATTGGGCTGGTCTAAACGTTTCTTGGTTCCATTAAGTCAATTTATTGCTAagaattctttgcctcattcaATAGTCGGTGACACCCTAAGAACGGAGTGCAAGCTCCACTCGCAAGACCCAAGCATAACCATTATCCTCTGAAAGCCAAGATGGCTGGAATCCGCTTACAGCTTACTGAACTCGCTGTGCTAATGAAAATTTAAAGGTAATCGAAGAAAAAGAGCTCGCTATTTGAAGTTAAATATTACCTTTGCCTGACACCTAAGCTGAGAATCGCTGATCGAATTTCCCAAGACATTCAGGTTTCAACATACCACCAATAGCACAAACAGTTATGTACGGTGAAAATAGCTACTTTAAATGCGCAAAGGTGACTGAATTCACGGTAGTCAGCGAACCAAATTTAATGGCGCATTCATGAAAGTTGTGTTTAACTTGTGCTTGACTGCGTACATATAACCGTTTACGCTTGGTTTGTTGCCGACTATAAGCACTTTGCGTTAGATGAGTAAGTGGGTAGGCAGGCAAGATATGTACGTTCATATCTAGCGTTgtttaaatgaaaagaaaatgattGCGTGCACGATGACAGTCACAACAGTTGCGTCGGACACAGCAGCCTGGTACTATAGTCATTTGACCACAATTACACaattatatatagccttcattgattacgaaaaagcatttgattcagtcgaaacctcagcagtcatggaggcactacggaatcagggtgtagatgagccatatgtaaagatactggaagctgtCTATAGCGGTTCcgcagccaccgtaatcctccacgaagaaagcaacaaaatcccaataaagaaaggagtcagacagggagatacgatatctccaatgctatttacagcgtgtttacaggaggtattcagagacctggagtgggaagaattggggataaaagttgatggagaataccttagcaacttgccattcgctgatgatattgccttgcttagtaactcaggagaccaattgcaatgcatgctcactgacctggagaggcaaagcagaagggtgggtctgaaaattaatctacagaaaactaaagtaatgtttaacagtctcggaagggaacagcagtttacgataggtagcgaggcactggaagtgctaagggaatacatctacttagggcaggtagtgaccacggatccggatcatgagactgaaataaccagaagaataagaatgggctgggggcgtttggcaggcattctcaagtcatgaacagcaggttgccactatccctcaagaggaaagtgtataacagctgtgtcttaccagcgctcacctacggggcacaaagctggaggcttacgaaaagggttctgctgaaattgaggacgacgcaacgagccatggaaagaagaatgataggtgtaacgttaagggataagaaaagagcagattgggtgagggaacaaacgcgggtaaatgacatcttagttgaaatcaagtaaaagaaatgggcatgggccggacatgtaatgaggagggaagataacagatggtcactaagggttgcggactggattccaaaggaaggaaagcgtagtagggggcagcagaaagttaggtgggcggatgacattaagacgtttgcagggacaacatggccacaattagtacatgaccggggtagttggagaagtatgggagaggcctttgccctgcagtgggcgtaactaggcttatgatgatgacaCAAAAGAGCGAATGATCTTCCGGAAAGCTCCCGCATTAAATAAGGAAATCTTTGAGAATGAGCATCCAATACCTGTGGCTAGCCGTCATGAACATTTTTAATAGCGCCACGCTAGTATTTAGCTATCAGTCCCTCCATGCATATTACATTGGCTTGTATCCGATGCAGCACCTTCGTCTCATGCCGAGTAGATTATCACAGATCCATCTCATTATCAAAGCGCGACAAGAAGCGAGCAAACAAACATCAGGTATTGCAATATGAACCAAGCGCGGCTTTAGGCAAAAATGACCCGGGAATAAAACACTGGACAACTCCGAAAACACGTTTGTTTTCGTCGTCTAAACTATGTTGTGTTTTCAGGCGTTTGTTGCTAAGCTAGGAGGATCACTTCAGAGGGCAGCAGAGCTGTCACGGTTTCTTCTTGATTCCTGCGCGTTCATATCCCGCAACGCTCCAGCCTCGTCACTTGTCGCACAATCGTCAATTGGCGCCTGTGCTTTCATGGCGCACAGACAATACTGAAGACCGAAGCAACGCATTCAGACTGCCggtctacagcagcagcagcagcggcggggaTGACGCAGTGGCCAGTACAAGCCGCGCGGGCATGCAGGACGCAACGGGCACATTGGG encodes:
- the LOC129381615 gene encoding uncharacterized protein, whose amino-acid sequence is MAEEASNEYTPPAFNFTDEASPSTSRDNTQGASSALGAYPTISDDAWPFQWNTQHRPTTDGTYNLDGVTENASTSSLLLGSNTSIDNEMPSTSRPGMEQATAILEHGARFPETTSVGKSNKQYHTVDGTSSVSDNTEDRSNAFRLPVYSSSSSGGDDAVASTSRAGMQDATGTLGNESRSAIGSRARELQELCGVSGNGSSGRGASHGHPSKQDWNLERTEVHHWKLQGKWKCLWSTENNARRCLSWLYLEGSRRYLDLTGLQN